One genomic segment of Centroberyx gerrardi isolate f3 chromosome 4, fCenGer3.hap1.cur.20231027, whole genome shotgun sequence includes these proteins:
- the ambra1b gene encoding activating molecule in BECN1-regulated autophagy protein 1B isoform X1 yields MASRQRNSVRILSNRERGSQTFGSQRLLQQLVEEKVRWMKWQSQKVELPDSPRSTFLLAFSPDRTLMASTHVNHNIYITEVKTGKCLHSLVGHRRTPWCVTFHPTIPGLVASGCLDGEVRIWDLHGGSESWFTESNVAIASLAFHPTAQLLLIATNNELHFWDWSRPEPFAVVKTGSDTERVRLVRFDPLGHNLLTAIVNPSNQQNEEDSEVPMDSVEMPHFRQRSFLPSQPVRRTPILHNFLHILSSRSPGAQAGGEQPRPIGEGGGTVGESPSLPLAQYPSSERGPPFPGCTQHLGMVCLCSRCSVSRSPSLVADSSSASPSDPRVTSDTPQPPPASTFSSARTEPRQPSERPSAFTSVYYSAGTSLHRTTPSGTEPHPSARPGPDWTRSLLNMREGGAGASMLPPRTSSSSSVSLLSVLRQQDASSHSPVYTSATEGRGFPTQGAEPGSRGGAGTSSGHHPFWDGSRSNTASFRNVLQCNLSRYFMEFDRMQDLESPLGGSVGDGSQEQSQELLNNNMDPDRPGPSSSSSSPTIIHYQPPLPPPPSNSLENNVPPAASRGHLNRCRACHNLLTFNHDSQRWERTSQTSSTSASTLEPTSSSSSFSSSSPWQHEEGRRALEAQTQERRAPPEPSEQQLPAAGAGGGAGTVAFPIAPSSSQPGEQTVGLVYNQDTAQWERVYRQAAASRSAEPPEALSQEMPVDPPDEDSLRRRLLESSLLSLSRYDMAGSRDHPIYPDPARLSPAAYYAQRMIQYLSRRDSIRQRSLRYQQNRLRAMSSSSDSPASNPSSSMDSSDVDFEELDDNGDRARHRTPRNARMSAPSLGRFVPRRFLLPEYLPYAGIFHERGQPGLATHSSVNRVLAGASIGDGQSAVASNIANTTYRLQWWDFTKFDLPEISNASVNVLVPNCKIYNDASCDISADGQLLAVFIPSSQRGFPDEGILAVYSLAPHNLGEMLYTKRFGPNAISVSLSPMGCYVMVGLASRRILLHPTTDHMVAQVFRLQQPHGGETSIRMVFNVVYPMAPDQRRHVSINSARWLPDPGMGLAYGTNKGDLVICRPVFYRSDGESPGESSSEPLFSVNNSGTSRTRGSDRPGPSRSGWRLDRDMGLMNAIGLQPRHPAPSVTSQGTQTPIIQLQNAETQTERDLSEPSVSQPALTDGPQEGPSTSRGSEGPLEPSQTGRAQDGSQGDASAEANTSTANTGESPEFGSGEDALARIRRLIAEGGMTAVVQREQSTTMASMGGFGNNIIVSHRIHRGSQTGTGANRPPADPSMPASSSSGPLLLTLPQAQTQPYPQHQAQHQAQHQAQHQAQHQAQHQAQHQASSPSAEQLAPMWGPPLPAPQPPRLPLAVDMDDVFDGGRTDDDSLPGPSSSSLLLSSPSSSSSSSSSHSPLPNSNNSRASPNGYPGDPYSR; encoded by the exons ATGGCGTCCCGCCAGAGGAACTCGGTCCGGATCCTGTCCAACCGGGAGCGAGGCTCCCAGACGTTCGGCTCCCAGCggctcctgcagcagctggtggaggagaaagTCCGCTGGATGAAATGGCAGAGTCAG AAAGTGGAGCTGCCGGACAGCCCTCGATCAACGTTCCTGCTGGCCTTCAGCCCTGACCG GACTCTTATGGCTTCCACACACGTCAATCACAACATTTACATAACGGAGGTGAAGACTGGAAAGTGCCTGCATTCCCTAGTGGGCCACCGTAGAACCCCCTGGTGTGTGACCTTTCACCCCACCATCCCCGGCCTGGTGGCCTCCGGGTGCCTTGACGGCGAAGTCCGCATCTGGGACCTGCAT GGTGGGAGTGAGAGTTGGTTTACAGAGAGTAATGTTGCCATCGCCTCCCTGGCCTTCCACCCGactgctcagctcctcctgATCGCCACCAACAACGAGCTCCACTTCTGGGACTGGAGCCGACCCGAGCCCTTTGCCGTGGTCAAGACCGGCAGCGACACAGAGAGAGTCCG GTTGGTGAGGTTTGACCCTCTGGGTCACAACCTGCTGACAGCGATAGTGAACCCGTCCAATCAGCAG AATGAGGAGGACTCTGAGGTTCCTATGGACAGCGTTGAGATGCCTCACTTCCGCCAGCGCTCCTTCCTGCCCTCCCAGCCGGTTCGCCGCACACCCATCCTCCACAACTTTCTCCACATCCTGTCGTCGCGCTCTCCAGGGGCTCAGGCCGGAGGCGAGCAGCCGCGCCCCATCGGTGAAGGTGGCGGCACTGTGGGAGAATCTCCCAGCTTGCCTCTGGCCCAGTACCCCAGCTCCGAGCGCGGGCCTCCCTTCCCTGGCTGCACCCAGCACCTGGGCATGGTCTGCCTGTGTAGTCGCTGCTCCGTCAGTCGCAGCCCCTCCCTGGTGGCCGATAGTTCCTCTGCCAGCCCCTCTGATCCCAGGGTGACGTCTGACACTCCCCAGCCTCCCCCCGCTTCCACCTTCTCCTCGGCCCGTACGGAGCCCAGACAGCCCTCGGAGCGCCCCTCGGCCTTCACCTCGGTCTACTACAGCGCCGGCACTTCTCTTCACCGCACCACACCGAGCGGCACCGAGCCCCACCCCTCTGCCAGGCCGGGACCCGACTGGACACGCAGCCTGCTGAACATGAGGGAGGGCGGGGCTGGAGCCAGCATGCTGCCTCCCAGaaccagctcctcctcctccgtcagcCTCCTGTCAGTGCTCCGTCAGCAGGACGCCTCGTCTCACTCCCCCGTCTACACCTCAGCCACTGAGGGGAGGGGCTTCCCCACACAGGGAGCCGAGCCCGGGAGCAGAGGAGGCGCCGGTACAAGCAGCGGGCATCACCCGTTCTGGGACGGCTCCCGCAGCAACACGGCCTCCTTCCGCAACGTGCTGCAGTGCAACTTGAGCCGCTACTTCATGGAGTTTGACCGCATGCAGGACCTGGAGTCTCCACTAGGGGGCAGCGTGGGGGACGGCAGCCAGGAGCAGAGCCAAGAATTGCTGAACAATAACATGGACCCAGACAGACCCgggccttcctcctcctcctcctcccctaccATCATCCACtaccagccccccctcccccctcctccctcaaaCAGCTTGGAGAACAAtgttcctcctgcagcctctcgAGGCCATCTGAACCGCTGCCGGGCCTGCCACAACCTGCTCACCTTCAACCATGACTCTCAGCGCTGGGAGCGCACCAGCCagacctcctccacctccgcctccaCCCTGGAGCCcacttcttcatcctcctccttctcttcctcctccccttggCAACATGAAGAGGGCAGGAGGGCGCTAGAGGCCCAGACCCAGGAGAGGAGGGCGCCTCCGGAGCCCAGCGAGCAGCAGCTGCCTGCTGcaggggcaggtggaggagcaggaacAGTGGCCTTCCCCATTGCCCCTTCCTCCAGCCAGCCTGGCGAGCAGACGGTGGGCTTGGTGTACAACCAGGACACGGCGCAGTGGGAGAGGGTGTATCGGCAGGCCGCTGCTAGCCGATCGGCAGAGCCACCGGAGGCCTTAAGCCAAGAAATGCCTGTCGACCCCCCAGATGAAGACTCACTGAGGAG GAGACTGTTGGAATCATCTCTGTTGTCTTTGTCTCGCTATGACATGGCAGGATCCAGAGACCACCCCATTTACCCCGATCCAGCCAG GCTATCTCCAGCAGCTTACTACGCCCAGAGGATGATCCAGTATCTGTCCAGGCGGGACAGCATTCGCCAGCGTTCGCTTCGCTACCAGCAGAACCGCCTGCGGGCCATGTCCTCTTCCTCAGACAGCCCAGCCAGCAACCCTTCCAGCTCCATGGACAGCAGTGATGTAGACTTTGAGGAGCTGGA tgATAATGGAGACCGAGCGAGGCACAGGACGCCGCGGAACGCCAGAATGTCTGCGCCCTCGCTGGGTCGCTTTGTCCCACG GCGCTTCCTTCTTCCTGAGTACCTGCCCTACGCTGGAATCTTCCATGAGAGGGGGCAGCCTGGCCTGGCCACACACTCCTCTGTCAACAGAGTGCTAGCCG GGGCGTCGATTGGAGACGGCCAGTCTGCGGTCGCCAGCAACATCGCCAACACCACCTACCGACTGCAGTGGTGGGACTTCACCAAATTTGACCTTCCTGAGATCAGCAATG CCTCAGTCAACGTTCTGGTGCCAAACTGTAAGATCTACAACGATGCGAGTTGTGACATCTCTGCAGACGGCCAGCTGTTGGCGGTCTTCATCCCCAGCAGTCAGCGGGGTTTTCCAGACGAGGGCATCCTGGCCGTCTACTCTCTGGCTCCTCACAACCTGGGAGAGATGCTCTACACCAAGAGATTTG GTCCGAATGCGATCTCAGTCAGCCTGTCTCCGATGGGCTGCTATGTGATGGTCGGCCTGGCCTCCCGCAGGATCCTGCTGCATCCCACCACCGACCACATGGTGGCGCAAGTCTTCCGCCTGCAGCAGCCACATGGAGGAGAGACCTCCATCAGG ATGGTGTTCAACGTGGTTTACCCCATGGCTCCGGACCAGAGACGCCACGTCAGTATCAACTCGGCTCGCTGGCTGCCCGACCCGGGGATGGGCCTGGCTTATGGAACCAACAAGGGAGACCTGGTCATCTGCCGGCCCGT GTTCTACCGGAGCGACGGGGAGAGCCCAGGAGAATCCAGCAGCGAACCTTTATTCTCCGTCAACAACAGTGGAACCAGCCGGACCCGCGGGTCTGACAGACCAGG GCCAAGTCGCTCTGGCTGGAGACTGGACAGAGATATGGGTTTGATGAATGCGATTGGCCTTCAGCCCAGACACCCCGCCCCTTCAGTGACATCACAAGGAACTCAGACGCCAATCATCCAGCTGCAGAACGCTGAGACGCAAACAGAGAGGGATCTATCAGAGCCGAGCGTCTCCCAGCCAGCACTCA CAGATGGCCCTCAGGAGGGTCCGTCCACAAGCCGAGGTTCTGAGGGGCCGCTAGAGCCGTCCCAAACCGGCAGAGCCCAGGACGGGTCCCAGGGGGACGCCTCAGCAGAAGCTAACACATCCACAGCTAACACTG GAGAGTCTCCAGAGTTCGGTTCAGGAGAAGACGCTCTGGCACGAATCCGCCGGCTGATCGCTGAAGGCGGCATGACCGCTGTGGTCCAGCGGGAGCAGAGCACCACCATGGCCTCCATGGGCGGCTTTGGAAACAACATTATCGTCAGCCATCGCATCCACCGTGGCTCCCAGACCGGCACAGGAGCCAACCGCCCCCCCGCCGACCCCTCCATgccagcctcctcttcctcaggtcCTCTCCTGCTCACCTTGCCCCAGGCCCAGACCCAGCCCTACCCCCAGCACCAGGCCCAGCACCAGGCCCAGCACCAGGCCCAGCACCAGGCCCAGCACCAGGCCCAGCACCAGGCCCAGCACCAGGCTTCCAGCCCCTCTGCGGAGCAGCTGGCCCCCATGTGGGGCCCCCCGCTGCCCGCCCCCCAGCCCCCCCGCCTGCCTCTGGCTGTGGACATGGACGATGTGTTTGATGGGGGACGGACGGACGATGACTCCCTGCCTggtccctcctcttcctccctgctcttgtcttccccctcttcatcttcttcatcttcatcctctcaTAGTCCCCTccccaacagcaacaacagccgCGCTAGCCCAAACGGTTACCCTGGCGACCCTTACAGCAGGTAG
- the ambra1b gene encoding activating molecule in BECN1-regulated autophagy protein 1B isoform X4, with amino-acid sequence MASRQRNSVRILSNRERGSQTFGSQRLLQQLVEEKVRWMKWQSQKVELPDSPRSTFLLAFSPDRTLMASTHVNHNIYITEVKTGKCLHSLVGHRRTPWCVTFHPTIPGLVASGCLDGEVRIWDLHGGSESWFTESNVAIASLAFHPTAQLLLIATNNELHFWDWSRPEPFAVVKTGSDTERVRLVRFDPLGHNLLTAIVNPSNQQNEEDSEVPMDSVEMPHFRQRSFLPSQPVRRTPILHNFLHILSSRSPGAQAGGEQPRPIGEGGGTVGESPSLPLAQYPSSERGPPFPGCTQHLGMVCLCSRCSVSRSPSLVADSSSASPSDPRVTSDTPQPPPASTFSSARTEPRQPSERPSAFTSVYYSAGTSLHRTTPSGTEPHPSARPGPDWTRSLLNMREGGAGASMLPPRTSSSSSVSLLSVLRQQDASSHSPVYTSATEGRGFPTQGAEPGSRGGAGTSSGHHPFWDGSRSNTASFRNVLQCNLSRYFMEFDRMQDLESPLGGSVGDGSQEQSQELLNNNMDPDRPGPSSSSSSPTIIHYQPPLPPPPSNSLENNVPPAASRGHLNRCRACHNLLTFNHDSQRWERTSQTSSTSASTLEPTSSSSSFSSSSPWQHEEGRRALEAQTQERRAPPEPSEQQLPAAGAGGGAGTVAFPIAPSSSQPGEQTVGLVYNQDTAQWERVYRQAAASRSAEPPEALSQEMPVDPPDEDSLRRRLLESSLLSLSRYDMAGSRDHPIYPDPARLSPAAYYAQRMIQYLSRRDSIRQRSLRYQQNRLRAMSSSSDSPASNPSSSMDSSDVDFEELDDNGDRARHRTPRNARMSAPSLGRFVPRRFLLPEYLPYAGIFHERGQPGLATHSSVNRVLAGASIGDGQSAVASNIANTTYRLQWWDFTKFDLPEISNASVNVLVPNCKIYNDASCDISADGQLLAVFIPSSQRGFPDEGILAVYSLAPHNLGEMLYTKRFGPNAISVSLSPMGCYVMVGLASRRILLHPTTDHMVAQVFRLQQPHGGETSIRMVFNVVYPMAPDQRRHVSINSARWLPDPGMGLAYGTNKGDLVICRPVFYRSDGESPGESSSEPLFSVNNSGTSRTRGSDRPGPSRSGWRLDRDMGLMNAIGLQPRHPAPSVTSQGTQTPIIQLQNAETQTERDLSEPSVSQPALTDGPQEGPSTSRGSEGPLEPSQTGRAQDGSQGDASAEANTSTANTDHICY; translated from the exons ATGGCGTCCCGCCAGAGGAACTCGGTCCGGATCCTGTCCAACCGGGAGCGAGGCTCCCAGACGTTCGGCTCCCAGCggctcctgcagcagctggtggaggagaaagTCCGCTGGATGAAATGGCAGAGTCAG AAAGTGGAGCTGCCGGACAGCCCTCGATCAACGTTCCTGCTGGCCTTCAGCCCTGACCG GACTCTTATGGCTTCCACACACGTCAATCACAACATTTACATAACGGAGGTGAAGACTGGAAAGTGCCTGCATTCCCTAGTGGGCCACCGTAGAACCCCCTGGTGTGTGACCTTTCACCCCACCATCCCCGGCCTGGTGGCCTCCGGGTGCCTTGACGGCGAAGTCCGCATCTGGGACCTGCAT GGTGGGAGTGAGAGTTGGTTTACAGAGAGTAATGTTGCCATCGCCTCCCTGGCCTTCCACCCGactgctcagctcctcctgATCGCCACCAACAACGAGCTCCACTTCTGGGACTGGAGCCGACCCGAGCCCTTTGCCGTGGTCAAGACCGGCAGCGACACAGAGAGAGTCCG GTTGGTGAGGTTTGACCCTCTGGGTCACAACCTGCTGACAGCGATAGTGAACCCGTCCAATCAGCAG AATGAGGAGGACTCTGAGGTTCCTATGGACAGCGTTGAGATGCCTCACTTCCGCCAGCGCTCCTTCCTGCCCTCCCAGCCGGTTCGCCGCACACCCATCCTCCACAACTTTCTCCACATCCTGTCGTCGCGCTCTCCAGGGGCTCAGGCCGGAGGCGAGCAGCCGCGCCCCATCGGTGAAGGTGGCGGCACTGTGGGAGAATCTCCCAGCTTGCCTCTGGCCCAGTACCCCAGCTCCGAGCGCGGGCCTCCCTTCCCTGGCTGCACCCAGCACCTGGGCATGGTCTGCCTGTGTAGTCGCTGCTCCGTCAGTCGCAGCCCCTCCCTGGTGGCCGATAGTTCCTCTGCCAGCCCCTCTGATCCCAGGGTGACGTCTGACACTCCCCAGCCTCCCCCCGCTTCCACCTTCTCCTCGGCCCGTACGGAGCCCAGACAGCCCTCGGAGCGCCCCTCGGCCTTCACCTCGGTCTACTACAGCGCCGGCACTTCTCTTCACCGCACCACACCGAGCGGCACCGAGCCCCACCCCTCTGCCAGGCCGGGACCCGACTGGACACGCAGCCTGCTGAACATGAGGGAGGGCGGGGCTGGAGCCAGCATGCTGCCTCCCAGaaccagctcctcctcctccgtcagcCTCCTGTCAGTGCTCCGTCAGCAGGACGCCTCGTCTCACTCCCCCGTCTACACCTCAGCCACTGAGGGGAGGGGCTTCCCCACACAGGGAGCCGAGCCCGGGAGCAGAGGAGGCGCCGGTACAAGCAGCGGGCATCACCCGTTCTGGGACGGCTCCCGCAGCAACACGGCCTCCTTCCGCAACGTGCTGCAGTGCAACTTGAGCCGCTACTTCATGGAGTTTGACCGCATGCAGGACCTGGAGTCTCCACTAGGGGGCAGCGTGGGGGACGGCAGCCAGGAGCAGAGCCAAGAATTGCTGAACAATAACATGGACCCAGACAGACCCgggccttcctcctcctcctcctcccctaccATCATCCACtaccagccccccctcccccctcctccctcaaaCAGCTTGGAGAACAAtgttcctcctgcagcctctcgAGGCCATCTGAACCGCTGCCGGGCCTGCCACAACCTGCTCACCTTCAACCATGACTCTCAGCGCTGGGAGCGCACCAGCCagacctcctccacctccgcctccaCCCTGGAGCCcacttcttcatcctcctccttctcttcctcctccccttggCAACATGAAGAGGGCAGGAGGGCGCTAGAGGCCCAGACCCAGGAGAGGAGGGCGCCTCCGGAGCCCAGCGAGCAGCAGCTGCCTGCTGcaggggcaggtggaggagcaggaacAGTGGCCTTCCCCATTGCCCCTTCCTCCAGCCAGCCTGGCGAGCAGACGGTGGGCTTGGTGTACAACCAGGACACGGCGCAGTGGGAGAGGGTGTATCGGCAGGCCGCTGCTAGCCGATCGGCAGAGCCACCGGAGGCCTTAAGCCAAGAAATGCCTGTCGACCCCCCAGATGAAGACTCACTGAGGAG GAGACTGTTGGAATCATCTCTGTTGTCTTTGTCTCGCTATGACATGGCAGGATCCAGAGACCACCCCATTTACCCCGATCCAGCCAG GCTATCTCCAGCAGCTTACTACGCCCAGAGGATGATCCAGTATCTGTCCAGGCGGGACAGCATTCGCCAGCGTTCGCTTCGCTACCAGCAGAACCGCCTGCGGGCCATGTCCTCTTCCTCAGACAGCCCAGCCAGCAACCCTTCCAGCTCCATGGACAGCAGTGATGTAGACTTTGAGGAGCTGGA tgATAATGGAGACCGAGCGAGGCACAGGACGCCGCGGAACGCCAGAATGTCTGCGCCCTCGCTGGGTCGCTTTGTCCCACG GCGCTTCCTTCTTCCTGAGTACCTGCCCTACGCTGGAATCTTCCATGAGAGGGGGCAGCCTGGCCTGGCCACACACTCCTCTGTCAACAGAGTGCTAGCCG GGGCGTCGATTGGAGACGGCCAGTCTGCGGTCGCCAGCAACATCGCCAACACCACCTACCGACTGCAGTGGTGGGACTTCACCAAATTTGACCTTCCTGAGATCAGCAATG CCTCAGTCAACGTTCTGGTGCCAAACTGTAAGATCTACAACGATGCGAGTTGTGACATCTCTGCAGACGGCCAGCTGTTGGCGGTCTTCATCCCCAGCAGTCAGCGGGGTTTTCCAGACGAGGGCATCCTGGCCGTCTACTCTCTGGCTCCTCACAACCTGGGAGAGATGCTCTACACCAAGAGATTTG GTCCGAATGCGATCTCAGTCAGCCTGTCTCCGATGGGCTGCTATGTGATGGTCGGCCTGGCCTCCCGCAGGATCCTGCTGCATCCCACCACCGACCACATGGTGGCGCAAGTCTTCCGCCTGCAGCAGCCACATGGAGGAGAGACCTCCATCAGG ATGGTGTTCAACGTGGTTTACCCCATGGCTCCGGACCAGAGACGCCACGTCAGTATCAACTCGGCTCGCTGGCTGCCCGACCCGGGGATGGGCCTGGCTTATGGAACCAACAAGGGAGACCTGGTCATCTGCCGGCCCGT GTTCTACCGGAGCGACGGGGAGAGCCCAGGAGAATCCAGCAGCGAACCTTTATTCTCCGTCAACAACAGTGGAACCAGCCGGACCCGCGGGTCTGACAGACCAGG GCCAAGTCGCTCTGGCTGGAGACTGGACAGAGATATGGGTTTGATGAATGCGATTGGCCTTCAGCCCAGACACCCCGCCCCTTCAGTGACATCACAAGGAACTCAGACGCCAATCATCCAGCTGCAGAACGCTGAGACGCAAACAGAGAGGGATCTATCAGAGCCGAGCGTCTCCCAGCCAGCACTCA CAGATGGCCCTCAGGAGGGTCCGTCCACAAGCCGAGGTTCTGAGGGGCCGCTAGAGCCGTCCCAAACCGGCAGAGCCCAGGACGGGTCCCAGGGGGACGCCTCAGCAGAAGCTAACACATCCACAGCTAACACTG ATCACATTTGCTACTAA